A region from the Nitrospirota bacterium genome encodes:
- a CDS encoding magnesium transporter — MPTAADLMTAAVPRARPGDTVAAAWEALRRHRLEEASHLYLADDRSRLVGQVPIETLLLAGLHVPLSDLQGDPPVEVHPDDNAETAALLAVERHDADVAVVDGQRRLLGAIPIGRLLALLHEEHVDDILRMGGVDPAHPVPMAQDGTLDAFRARMPWLMLGLVGGWLAAGIARLFEEALTKEITLAFFLPLVVYMADAVGTQTETVLVRSLAYGRVSLGAQLLREGAIGLLIGGALGGLAGLGFLLVDGRGSVSLVLASTLAATSLEATLVASLLPWGLARLGADPALASGPIATVLQDLLSVAIYLSIATALL; from the coding sequence ATGCCGACCGCCGCCGATCTGATGACCGCGGCCGTGCCGCGGGCGCGCCCCGGCGACACGGTCGCGGCCGCCTGGGAGGCTCTCCGTCGCCACCGGCTGGAAGAAGCCAGCCACCTGTATCTGGCCGATGACCGGTCCCGGCTCGTCGGGCAGGTCCCGATCGAGACGTTGCTCCTCGCCGGTCTTCACGTCCCGCTCTCCGATCTCCAAGGCGATCCGCCGGTCGAAGTCCACCCGGACGACAATGCGGAGACGGCCGCCCTGCTCGCGGTCGAGCGGCATGACGCGGACGTGGCCGTCGTGGACGGCCAGCGCAGACTGCTGGGGGCGATTCCCATCGGCCGGCTGCTCGCCCTGCTCCACGAGGAGCATGTGGACGACATCCTCCGCATGGGTGGAGTGGACCCAGCCCATCCGGTCCCGATGGCGCAGGACGGCACCCTGGACGCGTTCCGCGCGCGGATGCCCTGGCTCATGCTCGGGCTCGTGGGCGGGTGGCTCGCGGCCGGAATCGCCCGCCTGTTCGAGGAAGCCCTGACCAAGGAGATCACCCTGGCGTTCTTTCTCCCGCTCGTGGTCTACATGGCCGACGCGGTCGGGACCCAGACCGAAACCGTGCTGGTCCGCTCGCTGGCCTATGGGAGGGTCTCGCTCGGGGCGCAGTTGCTGCGGGAAGGCGCGATCGGGCTGTTGATCGGGGGCGCGCTCGGCGGCCTGGCCGGCCTGGGCTTCTTGCTGGTGGACGGTCGCGGATCGGTCTCGCTGGTGCTGGCCTCGACGCTGGCTGCCACATCGCTGGAAGCGACCCTCGTGGCCAGCCTGCTCCCCTGGGGGCTCGCCCGTCTCGGCGCGGACCCGGCGCTCGCCAGCGGACCGATCGCGACGGTCCTGCAGGATCTCCTCAGCGTCGCCATCTACCTGAGCATCGCGACGGCGCTGCTGTGA
- a CDS encoding DUF4384 domain-containing protein, translating to MRARGEKWLAVVMVAWAGLAAGPPAQAGSLEAVSGEACYQYGDRESALEGKTMALALAKQRAIESHHVFVESSTTVANYQLADDIVKSLSRAMLRNLKILKEEEQGRKVCVALTAQLDPAEVTSLINQRVNAKQVAQAAQTPLLVNPSAFRLKVWTNKDPAAFREGERMVVYVWSERDAYLKLDYYQANGEVVHLVPNLFAQQALIKAGQTYTFGGPDSPYEFMVKAPFGAEAVKALAGTRPFGQELAESEATADARKYLDGLQERVRGIELRPKKPATGAGGGAAAGGELAEAVVTLTTVERE from the coding sequence ATGCGCGCAAGGGGCGAAAAGTGGCTGGCGGTCGTCATGGTCGCCTGGGCAGGGCTCGCGGCCGGCCCGCCGGCTCAGGCCGGGAGCCTGGAGGCGGTCAGCGGGGAGGCCTGCTATCAGTACGGGGATCGGGAGAGCGCGCTGGAAGGAAAGACCATGGCGCTCGCGCTGGCCAAGCAGCGGGCGATCGAGAGCCACCACGTCTTCGTGGAATCCTCCACCACGGTCGCGAACTACCAGCTTGCCGACGACATCGTCAAGAGCCTCAGCCGGGCCATGCTCCGCAACCTGAAGATCCTCAAGGAGGAGGAGCAGGGCCGGAAGGTCTGCGTGGCGCTCACCGCGCAACTGGACCCGGCCGAAGTCACGTCCCTGATCAACCAGCGGGTCAACGCGAAACAGGTCGCCCAGGCCGCCCAGACCCCGCTCCTCGTCAATCCCTCGGCGTTCCGTCTGAAGGTCTGGACGAACAAGGATCCGGCCGCCTTCCGAGAGGGGGAGCGGATGGTCGTCTACGTCTGGAGCGAGCGGGACGCCTACCTCAAGCTGGACTACTACCAGGCCAACGGCGAGGTCGTGCACCTGGTCCCAAACCTCTTCGCCCAGCAGGCGTTGATCAAGGCGGGCCAGACCTACACGTTCGGTGGACCGGACAGCCCGTACGAGTTCATGGTGAAGGCGCCCTTCGGCGCCGAAGCGGTCAAGGCTCTGGCCGGCACGAGGCCTTTCGGTCAGGAGCTGGCCGAGAGCGAAGCGACCGCGGACGCCCGGAAATACCTCGACGGGCTCCAGGAACGGGTCCGGGGCATCGAGCTGCGGCCGAAAAAGCCGGCGACGGGGGCGGGCGGCGGCGCGGCCGCCGGCGGAGAGCTGGCCGAGGCCGTCGTGACGCTCACGACGGTCGAGAGAGAGTGA
- a CDS encoding ABC transporter permease — protein MTVQLAFRVLGRNPLRAGLTMLGIVIGVGAVVTMVSLGQGAAASVQAQIASLGTNVLIVIPGATTVSGVRTGFGGVSTLTVEDAKEIPRRIPEVSAVTYATRAVLQVVHENKNWSTIVLGTTAVYPDIRDWPMAQGTFFTQSDEDNGAKVAVLGKTAAENLFERGEEVIGAQIRIKNVPLRVIGVMAPKGQSLLGQDQDDVVHIPFSTAERKVLGTKFLGTVGIIMVATAKREQAAAVVPEIKDLLRTRHRLPAWQEDDFTIRTMEDIAKASAGASRTMVLMLLSIASISLLVGGIGIMNILLVSVTERTHEIGIRMAVGAKRRHILMQFLVEAVILSTVGGVLGVLAGVASARLVTTVIGWPAIVSPRAVAVAFLFSVGVGIFFGLYPANKASRLNPIDALRYE, from the coding sequence ATGACCGTCCAACTGGCGTTCCGGGTGCTGGGGCGCAATCCGCTCCGTGCCGGGCTGACCATGCTCGGCATCGTGATCGGCGTGGGCGCGGTGGTCACGATGGTCAGCCTGGGGCAGGGGGCGGCCGCGTCGGTCCAGGCGCAGATCGCCAGCCTCGGCACCAACGTGCTGATCGTCATTCCCGGCGCCACCACGGTCAGCGGCGTGCGAACCGGGTTCGGGGGCGTCTCCACGCTCACGGTCGAGGACGCGAAGGAGATCCCGCGGAGGATTCCGGAGGTCTCGGCCGTCACCTACGCGACGCGCGCCGTGCTCCAGGTCGTGCACGAGAACAAGAACTGGAGCACCATCGTCCTGGGGACGACCGCGGTCTATCCGGACATCCGAGACTGGCCGATGGCCCAGGGAACGTTCTTCACCCAGTCGGACGAGGACAACGGGGCGAAGGTCGCGGTCCTGGGCAAGACCGCCGCGGAGAACCTCTTCGAGCGGGGCGAGGAAGTCATCGGGGCCCAGATCCGGATCAAGAACGTGCCCTTGCGCGTCATCGGCGTCATGGCGCCCAAGGGCCAGTCGCTCCTGGGACAGGATCAGGACGACGTCGTCCACATTCCGTTTTCGACCGCGGAGCGCAAGGTGCTGGGCACCAAGTTTCTCGGCACGGTCGGCATCATCATGGTCGCCACGGCGAAGCGCGAGCAGGCCGCCGCGGTGGTGCCGGAGATCAAGGACCTGCTCCGCACGCGCCACAGGCTGCCGGCCTGGCAGGAGGACGACTTCACGATCCGGACGATGGAGGACATCGCCAAGGCCTCGGCCGGGGCCAGCCGCACGATGGTCCTCATGCTGTTGAGCATCGCCTCGATCTCGCTGCTGGTCGGCGGCATCGGGATCATGAACATCCTCCTGGTCTCGGTGACCGAGCGCACGCACGAGATCGGCATCCGGATGGCCGTGGGCGCCAAACGCCGGCACATCCTCATGCAGTTCCTGGTCGAAGCGGTGATCCTCAGCACGGTCGGCGGGGTGCTGGGGGTCCTGGCGGGCGTCGCGAGCGCCCGGCTGGTGACGACCGTGATCGGGTGGCCCGCGATCGTGTCGCCGCGGGCCGTGGCGGTGGCGTTCCTCTTCTCGGTCGGGGTCGGCATCTTCTTCGGCCTCTACCCGGCCAACAAGGCGTCGCGGCTCAACCCGATCGACGCGCTGAGGTATGAATGA
- a CDS encoding universal stress protein has product MPDVLFPKILVPVDFSPCSEEAFRVALSLARLYQSEVLLLHVTDTKSLQALNALGLALPSEERAQKRRLSHHARLHARRLLRSDAAKGVPVRRLLAEGTPFVEIARAARAEKVSLVVMGSYGGQTGNVEKIFFGSTAEKVVRTAGCPVLCVPLPARMAPPRGTAKKP; this is encoded by the coding sequence ATGCCTGACGTACTGTTTCCGAAGATTCTGGTTCCCGTGGACTTCTCTCCCTGCTCGGAGGAAGCCTTCCGCGTCGCCCTGTCCTTGGCCCGGTTGTACCAGTCGGAGGTGCTCTTGCTTCACGTCACCGACACCAAGAGCCTGCAGGCTTTGAACGCGCTGGGGCTCGCCCTGCCGTCGGAGGAGCGGGCCCAAAAAAGACGCCTCAGCCACCATGCCCGGCTGCACGCGCGCCGGCTGCTGCGCTCCGACGCCGCCAAGGGCGTTCCCGTCCGCCGGCTCCTGGCGGAGGGGACCCCGTTCGTGGAGATCGCCCGTGCGGCCCGGGCCGAGAAGGTCAGCCTCGTCGTCATGGGGAGCTACGGCGGCCAGACCGGCAACGTGGAAAAGATCTTCTTCGGCAGCACGGCCGAGAAGGTCGTGCGAACCGCCGGCTGTCCGGTCCTGTGCGTGCCGCTGCCGGCCAGGATGGCGCCGCCCCGCGGGACGGCGAAGAAACCGTGA
- a CDS encoding CHAT domain-containing tetratricopeptide repeat protein: MIQSSILWILLVALAACAGPYVSGKHKEGAALLEEQKYEEAIRTLQEAVSEAEQKGDPRATVSVRNLLGWAYAEAMRFEEAEREARGTIRLAEQRGLDTALLYAQLSIIQSKAGSYQEGLASAEQALSLTAERWKGRAGTSDRDAILDYAVAHHGWPPDVDMLKTVTMAESSSAVLQFLLGNDRQAVQVGERALKHFEAMSLLINLASSGERREFFRGRGVAAGAVSRAYRNLGNQEQEQEWLMVAKDSFRKIGIEVQGDEILAAYAASGKYATAARMTAGGFKPDPRYSEAFNEADRLYFDGDYGKAVPAFRSVIERAKGEGKPDEASRALSQLGWLLAELGRYAEAIRLLRESVALSPQEDFTSVTYARLSAVEARLGSYDQGLEDAERALTALYERRKHLFQGKDREAAIDVAMKNPGLPPDVILIKGITSAEGGRTTIHYFRGDYRNVIGQGEKARRHYADVAQAVLLAPEREQISYFEGYAWVTLMVGDAYINVGEIQKGRALVEESRDYFKRARLSFGDVVAEGLTAYSHVLEGNHRKGAELLKTTLARVEADGLEELKWHLRSKFAEQLITEARLLESRLPSLAAITDPAEGERVKRELFSLYAAKTDSLFVLLDQPTAARFTGILKGLEEAKDAPAAATQVKALAHLLKEEAYRNDLGAADNLDSIRSALETDLNKRLFQANKQRIYGELIVLATELYGAGKGFEALERAKARGLVDLLATKEVRFRNGALLQEERDVRAAAGDLLLKESRQARGLPVAAGAEAGTDGAPASGAVAQLVDRYRGIVLKIKRAEPELASLVSPAPLTYESFRPSLSPDVTLLEYFPGEDRLYVWVVEAQALSVRTVPIGRRELTDKIRQFRQAIANRDRAEQEGLARGLYDLLIRPVKPLIHGKRLGIVPYDSLHYLPFQALHSSERYLIQDSPLFFAPSAAVLQHALAKDRPRGSRLLAFGNPDLGNPELDLPYAQAEVEALAALYPSAAVRVRGEASEAAAKEESGRYDVLHFASHAEFSELDPLYTGLRLAMDRERREDGRLAASEVFALDLKPYLVTLSACQTGLGVATSGDEVIGMNRAFIYAGAPSIVASLWSVSDLSTAKLMEAFYRNLRTMPKDEALQKAQVALLGTERFGDPFYWAPFYLTGDWK, encoded by the coding sequence ATGATTCAATCGTCAATTCTGTGGATCCTGCTGGTCGCCCTCGCGGCCTGCGCCGGCCCGTACGTGTCCGGCAAGCACAAGGAAGGCGCGGCGCTGCTCGAGGAGCAGAAGTACGAAGAGGCCATCCGCACGCTCCAGGAGGCGGTGAGCGAGGCGGAGCAGAAGGGCGACCCGCGCGCGACCGTCTCCGTCAGGAACCTGCTGGGCTGGGCCTATGCGGAAGCCATGCGGTTCGAAGAGGCCGAGCGGGAGGCCAGAGGGACGATCCGGCTGGCGGAGCAGCGGGGGTTGGATACGGCCCTCCTCTACGCCCAGCTCTCGATCATCCAGTCCAAGGCGGGGAGCTACCAGGAGGGGCTGGCGTCGGCCGAGCAGGCGCTCTCGCTCACCGCCGAGCGGTGGAAGGGGCGGGCCGGCACGTCAGACCGGGACGCGATCCTCGACTATGCGGTCGCGCACCACGGCTGGCCGCCGGACGTGGACATGCTCAAGACCGTCACGATGGCCGAGTCCTCCTCGGCGGTGCTGCAGTTTTTGCTGGGGAACGACCGGCAGGCCGTGCAGGTGGGCGAGCGGGCGCTGAAGCACTTCGAGGCCATGTCGCTCCTGATCAACCTGGCGTCGTCGGGGGAGCGGCGGGAGTTCTTCCGAGGGCGGGGCGTCGCCGCGGGCGCCGTGAGCCGGGCCTATCGCAACCTGGGCAATCAGGAGCAGGAGCAGGAATGGCTCATGGTGGCCAAGGATTCGTTCCGTAAAATCGGGATAGAGGTACAGGGAGACGAGATTTTGGCGGCCTACGCCGCCTCCGGCAAGTATGCAACCGCCGCCCGTATGACGGCCGGCGGCTTCAAACCGGACCCCCGCTACTCGGAAGCGTTCAACGAGGCGGACCGGCTGTATTTCGACGGGGACTATGGAAAGGCCGTTCCGGCGTTCCGGTCGGTGATCGAGCGGGCCAAGGGGGAGGGCAAGCCGGATGAGGCCAGCCGGGCCCTGAGCCAACTGGGCTGGCTGCTGGCCGAGCTGGGCCGCTACGCGGAGGCGATCCGCCTGCTCCGGGAGTCGGTCGCCCTGTCGCCGCAGGAGGACTTCACCTCGGTCACCTACGCCCGGCTCAGCGCGGTGGAGGCCAGGCTGGGTAGCTACGACCAGGGGCTCGAGGATGCGGAGCGGGCCTTGACCGCCCTGTACGAGCGCCGCAAGCACCTCTTCCAGGGCAAGGACCGGGAGGCGGCTATTGACGTGGCGATGAAGAATCCCGGCCTCCCGCCGGACGTAATCCTGATCAAAGGGATCACCTCGGCTGAGGGCGGCAGGACGACCATCCACTACTTCCGCGGGGACTATCGGAACGTGATCGGCCAGGGCGAGAAGGCGAGGCGGCACTATGCCGACGTCGCGCAGGCGGTGCTGCTCGCACCCGAGCGGGAGCAGATCAGCTACTTCGAAGGCTACGCCTGGGTCACGCTGATGGTCGGGGACGCTTACATCAATGTGGGCGAGATCCAGAAGGGCCGGGCCCTCGTCGAGGAATCCCGCGACTATTTCAAGCGCGCCAGGCTGAGCTTCGGCGACGTGGTCGCGGAGGGGCTCACTGCCTACTCCCACGTGCTGGAGGGGAACCACCGAAAGGGGGCGGAGCTGCTGAAAACGACGCTGGCGCGGGTCGAGGCGGACGGGCTGGAGGAGCTGAAGTGGCACCTCCGTTCGAAGTTTGCGGAGCAGCTCATCACGGAGGCGAGGCTCCTCGAATCGCGGCTCCCCTCCCTCGCCGCGATCACGGATCCGGCGGAGGGGGAACGGGTCAAGCGTGAGCTGTTTTCGCTCTATGCGGCCAAGACCGACTCCCTGTTTGTGCTGCTGGATCAGCCCACCGCCGCGCGATTCACCGGGATTCTGAAAGGACTGGAAGAGGCCAAGGACGCGCCGGCCGCGGCGACGCAGGTCAAGGCCCTCGCGCACCTGCTGAAGGAGGAAGCCTACCGCAATGACCTCGGCGCCGCGGACAACCTCGACTCGATCCGCTCCGCCCTGGAGACCGATCTGAACAAGCGCCTGTTCCAGGCGAACAAGCAGCGCATCTACGGAGAGTTGATCGTGCTCGCGACCGAGCTCTACGGGGCCGGGAAGGGATTCGAGGCGCTGGAGCGGGCCAAGGCCAGGGGGCTCGTGGATCTGCTGGCGACGAAGGAGGTCCGGTTCCGCAACGGCGCGCTCTTGCAGGAAGAGCGGGACGTCCGGGCGGCCGCTGGGGACTTGTTGCTGAAGGAGAGCCGGCAGGCGCGCGGCCTGCCGGTTGCCGCAGGAGCCGAGGCGGGGACGGACGGCGCCCCGGCCTCGGGCGCCGTCGCGCAGCTCGTGGACCGCTACCGAGGGATCGTCCTGAAGATCAAACGGGCGGAGCCGGAGTTGGCGTCGCTCGTCAGCCCGGCTCCGTTGACCTACGAGAGCTTCCGTCCCTCCCTGTCCCCGGACGTGACCCTGCTCGAATACTTTCCGGGCGAGGACCGGCTTTACGTCTGGGTCGTGGAGGCGCAGGCCTTGAGCGTGCGGACCGTGCCGATCGGCAGGCGCGAACTGACGGACAAGATCAGGCAATTCCGGCAGGCGATCGCGAACCGGGACCGGGCGGAGCAGGAGGGTCTGGCCCGCGGCCTCTATGACCTGCTCATCCGGCCGGTGAAGCCGTTGATCCACGGGAAACGGCTGGGCATCGTGCCCTACGACAGCCTCCACTATCTGCCCTTCCAGGCGCTCCACTCGAGCGAGCGGTATCTGATCCAGGACTCTCCACTCTTCTTCGCGCCGAGCGCCGCGGTGCTCCAGCACGCGCTCGCCAAAGATCGTCCCAGGGGCTCCCGGTTGCTGGCGTTCGGCAATCCCGACCTGGGCAATCCCGAGCTGGACCTGCCTTATGCCCAGGCGGAGGTCGAGGCGCTGGCGGCCCTGTACCCCTCGGCGGCCGTCCGCGTGAGGGGCGAGGCCTCGGAGGCGGCGGCCAAGGAAGAGAGCGGGCGCTACGACGTGCTCCACTTCGCCAGCCACGCGGAGTTCAGCGAGTTAGACCCGCTCTACACGGGGCTCCGGCTGGCAATGGACCGGGAGCGTCGCGAGGACGGCCGGCTGGCCGCCAGCGAGGTCTTCGCGCTGGATCTCAAGCCGTACCTCGTGACGTTGAGCGCCTGCCAGACCGGGCTCGGCGTGGCCACGTCCGGCGACGAAGTGATCGGCATGAACCGGGCGTTCATCTACGCCGGCGCGCCGTCCATCGTGGCCAGCCTGTGGAGCGTGAGCGATCTCTCGACCGCGAAGCTGATGGAGGCCTTTTACCGGAACCTCCGGACGATGCCGAAGGACGAGGCCTTGCAAAAGGCCCAGGTGGCGCTGCTCGGAACCGAGCGGTTCGGCGATCCCTTCTACTGGGCGCCGTTCTACTTGACGGGAGATTGGAAATAA
- a CDS encoding PAS domain-containing protein: protein MSRISLWHFVWISIGLTEFLAAGMSLFFHGRVTTDYLVTGGIVSLLVAGTILALIRQAHVSLQDGEARFRAFMDHGPAVAFLKDEAGRYVYVNQPLVRRFNCTPAEWQGKTDVELLPAEVAQRLRDHDAEVLASNRCSEFIETVPTPGEGPREWLVFKFPVNTSGGRKFVGGMAIDITDRKREEEKLALYREIIAHSNDAIAIIGTQGNYLEQNAAHRSLVGYSDGELLGQTPAIHLGKETFSLIAGDLARNGAYRGEVTSRAKDGRTVDIELSAFAVRDAQNAPVCYVGIKRDITERKRADETREKLIRELQEALGQIRILEGILPICMHCKKIRNERDQWQAMEVYVATHSKAEFSHGICPECLKTHYPRPS from the coding sequence GTGAGTCGGATCAGTCTGTGGCATTTCGTTTGGATCTCCATCGGGCTCACGGAGTTTTTGGCGGCTGGCATGAGCCTCTTCTTCCACGGACGGGTGACGACCGATTATTTGGTGACAGGCGGGATCGTCTCGCTCCTGGTCGCCGGCACGATCCTCGCGCTGATCCGGCAGGCCCATGTCTCCCTGCAAGACGGCGAGGCGCGCTTCAGAGCCTTCATGGACCATGGCCCCGCGGTCGCCTTTCTCAAGGACGAGGCCGGCCGCTACGTGTATGTCAATCAGCCGTTGGTGCGCCGATTCAATTGTACGCCTGCTGAGTGGCAGGGCAAGACAGATGTGGAACTTCTCCCGGCGGAGGTCGCGCAGCGGCTTCGTGACCATGACGCGGAAGTGCTGGCCTCCAACCGTTGCTCGGAGTTTATCGAGACCGTGCCCACTCCCGGCGAAGGGCCGCGGGAGTGGCTGGTGTTCAAGTTTCCGGTCAACACCTCCGGAGGCAGAAAGTTCGTGGGAGGCATGGCCATCGATATCACCGACCGGAAGCGGGAAGAAGAGAAACTGGCCCTCTACAGAGAGATCATCGCGCATTCCAACGACGCGATCGCGATCATCGGCACGCAAGGAAATTACCTGGAACAGAACGCAGCCCATCGCTCGCTCGTCGGGTACTCCGACGGCGAGTTGCTGGGTCAGACGCCGGCGATCCATCTGGGCAAGGAGACGTTCTCGCTCATCGCCGGAGATCTGGCGAGGAACGGCGCCTATCGCGGCGAAGTGACTTCCAGAGCGAAGGACGGGCGCACGGTCGACATCGAGCTGTCGGCGTTCGCCGTGCGGGATGCGCAGAATGCGCCCGTCTGCTACGTTGGAATCAAGCGCGACATCACCGAGCGCAAGCGGGCGGACGAGACCAGGGAAAAGCTCATTCGCGAGCTCCAAGAGGCGTTAGGCCAGATCCGGATCCTGGAAGGGATCCTGCCCATCTGCATGCACTGCAAGAAGATCCGGAACGAACGTGACCAGTGGCAGGCGATGGAGGTGTATGTGGCCACGCATTCGAAAGCCGAGTTCAGTCATGGCATCTGTCCGGAATGCTTGAAGACGCATTATCCAAGACCCAGCTAA
- a CDS encoding alpha/beta hydrolase: MKFGGQQIIVPAGRARLSGILAVPEKAGGVVLFAHGSGSGRMSPRNRFVAERLQSGGLATLLIDLLTEEEAEDRRKVFDIDLLTDRLLAAAEWLAANPSTEGFRLGYFGASTGAGAALQAAARSPSSVAAVVSRGGRPDLAAPYLPKVTAPTLLIVGGWDEAVIELNREAYELLTCTKDLAIVPGATHLFEEPGKLEQVADLALRWFVRYLA, encoded by the coding sequence ATGAAATTCGGCGGCCAACAGATCATCGTGCCGGCCGGAAGGGCTCGGCTGAGCGGAATCCTGGCCGTGCCCGAGAAGGCCGGCGGCGTCGTGCTCTTCGCGCACGGGAGCGGGAGCGGGCGGATGAGCCCGCGCAACCGCTTCGTGGCGGAGCGGTTGCAGAGCGGGGGCTTGGCGACGCTGCTGATTGATCTGCTGACGGAGGAGGAGGCCGAGGATCGGCGGAAGGTCTTCGACATTGACCTGCTGACGGATCGGCTGCTGGCCGCGGCCGAGTGGCTGGCCGCGAATCCTTCGACCGAGGGCTTCCGACTCGGCTACTTCGGGGCCAGCACCGGAGCCGGGGCGGCGCTCCAGGCGGCGGCCCGTTCGCCGTCCTCCGTTGCGGCCGTCGTCTCGCGCGGAGGACGTCCGGACCTCGCGGCGCCGTATCTGCCGAAAGTCACCGCCCCAACCCTGCTGATCGTCGGGGGTTGGGACGAGGCGGTGATCGAGTTGAACCGGGAGGCCTATGAGTTGCTGACCTGCACGAAGGACCTGGCCATCGTCCCCGGCGCGACGCACCTGTTCGAAGAGCCGGGCAAGCTGGAGCAGGTCGCCGATCTCGCGCTGCGCTGGTTCGTTCGCTACCTGGCTTGA
- a CDS encoding efflux RND transporter periplasmic adaptor subunit, with translation MTVQAEESKSRQDEPGGPGSEEPVIEASALVLPVEPVESLPEQPSPFQPATGRPRRLRVFLLLAGLGAVSIGLWFWLSPGEQPIRFKTATVDRGPIAATVTATGTVNPVVSVQVGSQVTGKIKALYADFNSVVKQGQMIAQIDPAVYQSRVSQARATLRNAQGALLKAQAALAQRKLEMDRMDTLRRQQFVAQADLDLARTSFRDAAAQVEVAQAQVDQAQATLSNAELDLGYTTIYSPVDGIVVSRNVDVGQTVVSSFQTPTLFMIAQDLTRMEVHANVSESDIGGVTEGKEARFTVDAYPKEPFIGTITQVRNSPISIQNVVTYDVVIGVDNRDLRLKPGMTANVTIVTAHRDDALRVPNVALRFKMPGSAAERKKAEVWTVGAKGEPRSVAIKPGVADSTYTEMLEGDLKEGDPVILGLETPDAAGQKDLPPGFGGIPKLR, from the coding sequence ATGACGGTGCAGGCCGAGGAGTCGAAATCAAGGCAGGACGAGCCGGGAGGCCCCGGCTCGGAGGAGCCGGTGATCGAAGCGTCCGCGCTGGTCCTGCCGGTCGAGCCGGTCGAATCCCTTCCCGAGCAGCCGAGCCCGTTCCAGCCGGCCACGGGCCGCCCGCGCCGGCTTCGCGTCTTTCTGCTCCTGGCCGGGTTGGGCGCCGTCTCGATCGGCCTCTGGTTCTGGCTCTCGCCCGGCGAGCAGCCGATTCGGTTCAAGACCGCGACGGTGGATCGCGGGCCGATCGCCGCGACCGTGACGGCCACCGGCACGGTGAATCCGGTGGTCTCCGTGCAGGTCGGCAGCCAGGTCACGGGCAAGATCAAGGCGCTGTATGCGGACTTCAATTCGGTGGTCAAGCAGGGGCAGATGATCGCGCAGATCGATCCCGCCGTCTACCAGTCCCGCGTGAGCCAGGCCCGTGCGACCTTGCGGAACGCCCAGGGAGCCCTGCTCAAGGCGCAGGCGGCGCTCGCGCAGCGCAAGCTGGAAATGGATCGGATGGACACGCTGCGCCGGCAACAGTTCGTGGCCCAGGCCGACCTCGACCTGGCCCGGACGAGCTTCCGCGACGCGGCCGCCCAGGTGGAAGTGGCCCAGGCCCAGGTGGACCAGGCCCAGGCCACGCTCTCCAACGCGGAGCTGGATCTGGGCTACACCACGATCTACTCCCCGGTGGACGGCATCGTGGTCTCCCGCAACGTGGACGTGGGGCAGACCGTGGTGTCCAGCTTCCAGACCCCGACGCTCTTCATGATCGCGCAGGATCTGACCCGCATGGAGGTGCACGCGAACGTGAGCGAGTCGGACATCGGCGGGGTCACGGAGGGAAAGGAAGCCCGGTTCACCGTGGACGCCTATCCGAAGGAGCCCTTCATCGGGACGATCACCCAGGTCCGCAACTCCCCGATCAGCATCCAGAACGTGGTCACCTACGACGTGGTGATCGGCGTGGACAACCGGGACCTCAGGCTCAAGCCCGGGATGACGGCCAACGTCACGATCGTGACGGCCCACAGGGACGACGCCCTGCGGGTGCCGAACGTCGCGCTGCGGTTCAAGATGCCGGGCTCGGCCGCGGAGCGGAAGAAGGCGGAGGTCTGGACGGTCGGCGCGAAAGGGGAGCCGCGGTCGGTCGCGATCAAGCCCGGCGTCGCCGATTCGACCTATACGGAGATGCTGGAAGGCGACCTGAAGGAGGGCGATCCGGTGATCCTCGGGCTCGAAACGCCGGACGCGGCGGGACAGAAAGACCTCCCGCCCGGCTTCGGGGGCATCCCGAAACTGAGATAA